Proteins encoded in a region of the Balneola sp. genome:
- a CDS encoding class I SAM-dependent methyltransferase has product MKLNLGCGNDIREGWINLDIAELPGIDVVHDVNNLPLPFEENQFDFILAQDLLEHLEYIPLLKDIHRILKPAGIIEIRVPHYTSRYNFIDPTHKKRFSHKTFEFFVKGSSFNRDYYFDFHFEEVMYTHIHFEKGVLIYNHLLEAFVNLSRKTKTIYEASFLSGIFPAGMMTIRLKK; this is encoded by the coding sequence ATGAAATTAAATCTTGGTTGCGGAAATGATATTCGTGAAGGCTGGATAAACCTGGATATAGCTGAACTGCCCGGGATAGATGTGGTGCATGATGTAAATAACCTGCCCTTACCCTTCGAAGAAAATCAATTCGACTTTATTCTTGCTCAAGATCTGCTGGAACATCTTGAATACATTCCCTTACTAAAAGACATTCACCGAATTCTTAAACCAGCTGGCATTATAGAAATACGGGTGCCTCATTACACTTCCAGGTATAACTTTATCGACCCAACCCATAAAAAAAGATTTTCTCATAAAACCTTTGAGTTCTTTGTTAAGGGCTCTTCATTCAACAGGGACTATTATTTCGATTTTCATTTTGAAGAAGTGATGTATACCCATATCCATTTTGAAAAAGGGGTTTTGATTTATAATCATCTTCTGGAAGCTTTTGTTAACCTTTCAAGAAAGACTAAAACCATTTACGAGGCTTCTTTTTT